A single window of Lathamus discolor isolate bLatDis1 chromosome 20, bLatDis1.hap1, whole genome shotgun sequence DNA harbors:
- the NEUROD2 gene encoding neurogenic differentiation factor 2, producing MLTRLFSEPSLVPEVPKFGGWAEECEDDARSEKEERAGKGCALPEEPPEGESKEEGELGGDEEEEEEEEEGLEEAEGERPKKRGPKKRKMTKARLERSKLRRQKANARERNRMHDLNAALDNLRKVVPCYSKTQKLSKIETLRLAKNYIWALSEILRSGKRPDLVSYVQTLCKGLSQPTTNLVAGCLQLNSRNFLTEQGPEGGRFHGPSASFAVHPYPYPCSRLAAAQCPPAAGPGAHGLRTHGYCASAYESLYGNASPDYNSSEYDGGLSPPLCINGNFSLKQDSSSPDHEKSYHYSMHYSALPGSRPAGHNLVFGSTGVRGGVHSENIFPYDMHLPHERGPMYEELNAFFHN from the coding sequence ATGTTGACGCGACTTTTCAGCGAGCCCAGCCTGGTCCCCGAGGTCCCGAAATTCGGCGGCTGGGCCGAGGAGTGCGAGGACGATGCCCGCAGCGAGAAGGAGGAGCGGGCGGGGAAGGGCTGCGCCCTCCCCGAGGAGCCGCCCGAGGgggagagcaaggaggaaggGGAGCTAGGCGgggacgaggaggaggaggaggaggaggaggaaggtttGGAGGAGGCGGAGGGCGAGCGGCCCAAGAAACGCGGCCCCAAGAAGCGCAAGATGACCAAGGCGCGTCTGGAACGCTCCAAGCTGCGGCGGCAGAAGGCGAACGCTCGGGAGCGGAACCGAATGCACGACCTGAACGCGGCCCTGGACAACCTGCGGAAGGTTGTGCCCTGCTACTCCAAAACGCAAAAGCTCTCCAAAATCGAGACCCTCCGCTTAGCCAAGAACTACATCTGGGCTCTGTCTGAGATCCTGCGCTCGGGCAAACGGCCCGACCTGGTCTCCTACGTGCAGACTCTGTGCAAGGGGCTCTCGCAACCCACCACCAACCTGGTGGCCGGGTGCCTGCAGCTCAATTCCCGCAACTTCCTAACGGAGCAGGGCCCCGAGGGCGGCCGGTTCCACGGCCCCAGCGCCTCCTTCGCCGTGCACCCTTACCCTTACCCCTGCTCGCGGCTGGCCGCGGCGCAGtgcccgcccgccgccggccccggtGCCCACGGGCTGCGGACACACGGCTACTGCGCCTCCGCCTATGAGAGCCTCTACGGGAACGCGTCCCCCGACTACAACAGCTCGGAGTACGACGGCGGGCTCAGCCCCCCGCTCTGCATCAACGGCAACTTCTCCCTCAAGCAGGACTCTTCCTCCCCCGACCACGAGAAAAGCTACCACTACTCTATGCACTACTCGGCGCTGCCCGGCTCCCGGCCCGCCGGCCACAACCTGGTCTTCGGCTCCACGGGGGTACGCGGGGGGGTCCACTCCGAGAACATCTTCCCCTACGACATGCACCTCCCGCACGAGCGGGGCCCCATGTACGAGGAGCTCAACGCCTTCTTCCACaactga